The Eleginops maclovinus isolate JMC-PN-2008 ecotype Puerto Natales chromosome 18, JC_Emac_rtc_rv5, whole genome shotgun sequence genome segment AGTGCTAACgtgctgactcattcctgcaccactctatcaGGACTGTTTTCAAGTAAAGAGAGACTCAATAAATAAGTCAACTGCAGGATTCACTATCTCTTTGATGAATAACCATTTGATAACATCGTGAATGCGCAAATGTGTCTCTCCAGAGGTGATCCCTCTGCAGATAACATCCTGCAGCATTAAGCTCAGTAATGTGAGCGTAgccaaaatgtctgctgtgaaaaagctCTCCTGGCAGCGGTGTGATTCTGGCAGGAGAACAGATCTAAAGCTCAGTGCCCCACATGGCGCGCCGCACAGTCGGTGctctttaaatcaaatgtgtgcatgcattcaTAGTTACCTCGGCACCCAGGGCGCGCGTTACACAAAGCAAACAGCAAGGTCATCTTATCAGTTTCAGACTGAGCTTTGATAACAACGGTGCTTATTATACGCCAGGTGTTTCTTTACATCTAGCCGCAGGACGTTTAAAGGTGATTTGTGGACATAAGGGCTAGTGGGCTGTCAGAAAAAGGGGTGTTATGTAACCACTAGGGCTCCACAATTgatccacatttttaaaagggccctattctgctcattttcagacatgtctccatgctttaatgttcaaaaagctcttcatttttctcatactgcctgtcttTTCACCTGCTGTCTGAAACCTGAGCCCAGTCAgctcggctctgttgtgattggtcgactgcttagagatgtcccgccccttaccctatggcgtacaatgtgttagaaaTACATGCTCATTCACGTTTGTGGCTTTTCAGCACATGCAAACATGGCAATAGAGTTTGTTCGGTGTCCGGTAAATACTGTAAAGGACTGAAGTTAAGTGGGCGCTAATGGCAGTGGGCAGCGGCtaatgctgcagcagcaggtgtcGGTGCTTAGCACATGTGAAGTGTTTGTTAGCATCTTGCGTGAATAAATACTGATGCAGAGGAGCCGTGACGCAGATGTGAAgatgaatgcacacacaaacactcgcAATGTGACTAATGAGCTTTCTCAGCAGGCACTCTCAGTAAACAGGCGGCACATTATGCTGTTGGAAGGAAAAGAAGCCGCTGTTTTTATTGAGACATGATGGTTATGACCTTTTTTAATTAGTGAAACTAAATAAAGACGTGCTGTTTATACCGAGTAGCCTCTGTGTCTAACTAGCTGATTCGATGCTGGTTCTGCTCTCTGCTTTACACCCAACTCATTTCTCAAAGCTCATTAGGCTGAAGCTGACATGAGGACACTTGTTGTGTAATTAACAACCACCGGAGGCACATAATTAAGACTAATTGTATTGACTCTTTAACCGGGAGACATGTCATGTGAAACTGGGTTTTCCTTCGTTCTTGTGTTACATTTATTAACTcaccttttgtgtttttcttgccCACAGAGCGATCTACTTTGCTGCTTACTCAACGGCCAAAGAGAAACTGAACGGTGTGTTTGAACCCGACTCCACACAGGTACACATGGTGTCGGCTGGAATGGCAGGTAACTATAACAGAGACATTTACCACGATGCTTTTCAACAGACCGTGAACATTTCCAGCATGCTCGTTAAATGCTCGCTATTCTTGTTGGGACGCTGCCTTCTAAGAAACACCAACCGCAACATGTGTGTTAGAGTTTCCATTAGAAAGAAGATGTGCTGTTCAACCTTTCTGGGAAGATTCCAACATCCCGAAGAAAATTTGGTGAAATATTACCTGTGTTTGTTATTGggcttaaaaacatttgataggGAAGCTTTATAACGAAGGACATCATCAAGGCCCatattctttccttttttaaattgtagcttattcttaaaaactaaataaagtccagtcaataaaaagaaagtcgtaataataaaaaaaagactgaattttgagaaaaaagtcagaataataaacaaagacataattttgaggaaaaaatcagaattctgacttctcaaattaaaaaaacacaacaaatatttgCAGGAACTCCTAAGACTCATAATTCAACTTCAGCTATGGCCTAATATCTGTGTCCTCATATACATTTGAACTGAATAGAAAACGTTTTTAGAAACAAACCATGATACGTGTAGGCCTGGATGGCTACTAACACTTTCATTAAGTCATGCTGCTGCCAATTTCAACACCTGTGTCCTTCCTATATATACTGCCCACACAGCAATCTGAAAGCAGCTCATGTTTAAAGGACAGGAATAAATACAGGGTTATTTTTCCTCTCACATTCTGTTTGTCAACAGGAGGTTATTGGCTCTTGTGACCCTCTGAACCCTTACAGTGCGGTTCAGTCAGTGAAGCGTTTAACACAACATTACGCAGACTTCTTTAAAACCCCAAGTTCAGATGTGTCTATAGATATCTCTCCAGCAGTGAATCCACATATTCTGCACACTAAATAAACTGACAGCTGAAGAGGAGTCAATTTATCATTTGGATAAGAAGCTTTTTTTGTTAACCGCTGTTTGCGTGACATTGAGTTTTGACATGCTGTGGTTCCTCTACAGACCACACAGAGGATGTTCTGTAGAAGAGCTACCATGTATGCACCATAAAGAGCACGTTACCTTTTTCTGTGTTAGTGGTCGGACAGCTTATTTTATCACTAGCAGCTCGGAACATTTTGAACAACATTTCTCTTTGCACCCACAGGTTTTACAGCCATCACAGCCACAAACCCCATATGGCTCATAAAGACTCGTCTGCAGCTGGATGCGAGGTGAATAGGCCGCCAGGGTGTGAATGTTTCAAAGTTCACTTCTCAAGACAGGGACTACCACGTGGTACAGAGCCTTTCGATGTGTTACCATGCCACACAGGAACGCCCATCCATGTGCATCCTTCCTTTACGTGCTCACTAATACTCCACTGGTATTACATGGTTTAGTTAAAAACTCACTTCTGATTGGACAATTTAGACACTCAATTTAGACACTCAGCTTAAAACATAGGAAAACggtaaacaaaacaagatgaagaAATATGTTTAGAGAGCTGGACGACAGAGAAATCAGTagggaacactaaagggaactgcagcagaagaagacagacatgaaGTTAACACTTTagggaacagcaaaagaagaagatagacaggaagtaaacactttagggaacagcagaagaagaagatagacaggaagttaacactttagggaacagcagaagaagacagacaggaagtaaacactaaagggaacagcagaagaagacagacatgaaGTTAACACTttagggaacagcagaagaagacagacaggaagtaaacactgaagggaacagcagaagaagacagacatgaaGTTAACACTttagggaacagcagaagaagacagacaggaagtaaacactgaagggaacagcagaagaagacagacatgaagttaacactaaagggaacagcagaagaagacagacaggaagtaaacactaaagggaacagcagcagaagacagacaggaagtaaacactaaagggaacagcagaagcagacagacaggaagtaaacactaaagggaacaacagcagaagaagacagacaggaagtaaacactaaagggaacagcagaagcagacagacaggaagtaaacactaaagggaacaacagcagaagaagacagacaggaagtaaacactaaagggaacagcagaagcagacagacaggaaggaaacactaaagggaacagcagcagaagacagacaggaagtaaacactgaggggaacagcagaagcagacagacaggaactaAACACTaaaggcaacagcagaagaagacagacaggaagtaaacactaaagggaacagcagaagaagacagacaggaagtaaacactaaagggaacagcagaagaagacagacaggaagtaaatactgaggggaacagcagaagaagacagacaggaagtaaacactaaagggaacagcagaagaagacagacaggaagtaaacactgaggggaacagcagaagcagacagacaggaagttaacactgaagggaacagcagaagcagacagacaggaagtaaacactaaagggaacagcagaagaagacagacaggaagtaaacactaaagggaacagcagaagcagacagacaggaagtaaacactaaagggaacagcagaagaagacagacaggaagtaaacactaaagggaacagcagaagcagacagacaggaagtaaacactaaagggaacagcagaagaagacagacaggaagtaaacactgaagggaacagcagaagcagacagacaggaagtaaacactaaagggaacagcagaagaagacagacaggaagtaaacactaaagggaacagcagaagcagacagacaggaagtaaacactaaagggaacagcagaagaagacagacaggaagtaaacactaaagggaaccgcagaagcagacagacaggaagtaaacactaaagggaacagcagaagcagacagacaggaagtaaacactaaagggaacagcagaagaagacagacaggaagtaaacactaaagggaaccgcagaagcagacagacaggaagtaaacactaaagggaacagcagaagcagacagacaggaagtaaacactaaagggaaccgcagaagcagacagacaggaagtaaacactaaagggaacagcagaagcagacagacaggaagtaaagactaaagggaacagcagaagcagacagaccCTGCGGCAGACGTACATCTGTGGGCGGATGTACccaatgtaaaaaaacatttttattttgcctcATAACTTTCCTCTCTGCCGTTCAGCAGCAGGTCTCTCCCCTCACCTTCACCCCACTTCTGAAGAGCGGGTGCAGTAAAGCccgcctcctgctgctgcaggatctgcattctgattggctcaCACACTTCTGTGTTGAAAACTCTGTTTAAAGATTGGTTCAGAACTTTTGTGTTGTTACCCCTTTGTGAACTGGGTTACGTTAAGTTAAAAATATTAGAAATGAAATGTACTATCGCTGCATGCGCCTGTAACAACGCTGATTCCTCCTGGGAGGGCCCGAATCCTGGATGGTCGGGCTTGGCCCCACGGGGCCCGCCTTTGACGCTGAgtctgcagacaggaagtaaacactaaaaggaacagcagaagaagtaAGACAGGACGTAACACTAAATATGAGCTGAATGTACAGGTACATTAGATACTTAAACAGCTTAGAGTGAAACCATAATATTATGGGCATGAAAATAGTAGTCTGTGTTCTGGTGTTGTTTTTATCTTCATGAACATCATCAAGTAGGCAAAAActtgaattaaaacatgtatactttcccttcctcctccaggAGTCGGGGAGAGCGGAGTATGAGTGCGCTGGAGTGCATGCGCCGGGTCTATCGGACGAACGGCCTGCGGGGCTTCTACAGGGGAATGTCGGCATCCTACGCCGGCATCTCAGAGACTGTGATCCACTTTGTGATCTATGAGAACATCAAACGGCGCCTCATGGAGGCCAAGGCCCCGCAGAACatggatgaggaggaggacacgTCCAAGGACGCTTCAGACTTTATTGGCATGATGCTCGCTGCTGCCACCTCCAAAACCTGCGCCACGACTTTAGCTTATCCTCATGGTAAGAGTTTTATAAAGGAGactgcataataggggaccttttgtaaaagaaaagttAGTCAGAGCTGTACGCTTACATGGCTCCCCTCCTCTAACCGTCCCCTTTCCTATCTTTGCAGAAGTGATCCGCACCAGGCTACGAGAGGAGGGCACCAAGTATAACTCCTTCTTCCAGACTTTAAGGACAGTGCCCAAAGAGGAGGGCTACCGGGCCCTGTACCGCGGCCTCACCACCCACCTGGTACGACAGATCCCCAACACCGCCATCGTGATCTCCACGTACGAGCTGGTGGTCTACCTCCTGAACGGTTAAAGCCTCCCCCCCTCCCATACCTCATACACATTATGTAACCCTACCCCCGATCGGAGACGGAGCCTGCTGTGCCAGAAGAGGACAACCTTTTACCCACTGACACGAGGCGGGTGCTAAAAATAAGTTCATAACCAAAAGGTCTGGCACAGGGGGGAGGGTCCCGACGTTCCTCACATTGGTTCGGGGTGTAGCTAAAGAAACGGCTGTCgaatggttttattttccattatgtTCTCTCTTCAGTTGTGTTTCTGGAAGACGGTATACTCTGCCTCTAACAATACtaacaatataaaatgaagtaATTCCAATCCTTACTACCTAGCGGATTTAACCCCACCGCCTACCCCCCCTCTAGCAAgcaattcagtttttaaaaatattagtATTGTGCAGTGTTCCCCTGCTTTCCTCAGAGAATAGAAAATGGCAGACTGAGCTGAAGGCGACTCTCACGTTAGCGAGGGAGGGATCTGTTGATAAAAAGAGCGGGAAATGTGGAGATACAGAGGCGCGCGGCGGGAGACGTGCCTTGTGTGAAGATGTGACGGAGACCggggggctgcaggaggaggctcTGGCTGACCTGAGGCTGTAGAGATGTAGAGTGGTTCTACAGGAGTCCAAAATGACGTCGCCAATTAATCATGTTTGTGTTAGCCAGGTGTAGAAGAAGAGTCATGTGAAATGGAGGGTAAAAAGTCCCCAAACTGAACTACTGAAATAAATTAGACTTGAGGATCAGCTTCATTAAAGCCAAGGAagtaaaacactgaataaaaaaagtataaacaAGATGTAACAAAATGTAAGGTTGATATAAAATGCCGAATGCTAAGGAGAGGTGTTCCTGTTGTAACCTTTCCTCAAACAATGCGGTGTTGTTCCTTATAGCACTTTGAACGCCTTTCTCTACAATCCTCATCTCATTTTCCCCCGGCTAGTTTTACAGGCGAGGGACAATCCTCTTACTCTGGGTACTGGAAGATGCTTCATAAGTGCACGTTAATGAACCACAGACCAGCgtatagaaaaagaaagaagaagagcaaCGGTTGATTCATTTCCCCCCTTTATTCCATTGTTGTTTAAGAAACTGCATTACTACCAGTTTAAAATTCAGTGTTGTGTGGTTTGTCATGACATGGGGAGATActtgttgtcttgttttgttatttttttatttccacacCTTACAACAGAAGACAACAGTCACCACATCTATCCTAGTCCACATATACCGATCCTACGTGATCACACGCCACGAGAAGCTCGTCTGCATAAGCATGGCTTAGCACACAATGCTAACCCTTTCAACAGCTGCAGTGCTCTATCCAAACACTTCCCTGCTCTATAGGTCAGTCAGAGTGGCTCCTGTGCAAtggaaggaggggggggtgggggctgcCATTGTGCTTCAGATTACAGAAAAAactgcttcagtgtgtgtgtgtgtccgaaaCACCCCCCGATGCTTCTCTCCACTGGAACTATAGACCCTTAATGTGAAGGCATTTCAGTTTTACGGCACGCTGAAGGATGCGTTAGATTAGCAAATCTTATCAGAGGTGTTTACCGTCAACACACACTACAAGTAAAAGCAGGACGCATC includes the following:
- the LOC134880320 gene encoding solute carrier family 25 member 36-A-like, with protein sequence MSQRDTLVHLFAGGCGGTVGAIVTCPLEVVKTRLQSSTINFYVSEVQLSTVNGASVARMSPPGPLHCLKLILKKEGYRSLLRGLGPNLVGVAPSRAIYFAAYSTAKEKLNGVFEPDSTQVHMVSAGMAGFTAITATNPIWLIKTRLQLDARSRGERSMSALECMRRVYRTNGLRGFYRGMSASYAGISETVIHFVIYENIKRRLMEAKAPQNMDEEEDTSKDASDFIGMMLAAATSKTCATTLAYPHEVIRTRLREEGTKYNSFFQTLRTVPKEEGYRALYRGLTTHLVRQIPNTAIVISTYELVVYLLNG